Proteins encoded within one genomic window of Bradyrhizobium sp. CB1717:
- a CDS encoding TetR/AcrR family transcriptional regulator: MAKTSSRKHSPHAAAGEDESARGRLLSAATHLFCKNGINATGIDAIIEEAGTAKTTLYKLFGSKTNLVNAVLESEGKQWREWFIGAMEAGGGDAQAKLTRIFPALKSWFAEERFYGCPFINAVGEHDKDAKQFRNIALKHKKIVLGHIEKLAGELGSSEPAVLAHQLGLIIDGAIVAAMISRDPGVADTAALTAGPLLGQAKVKKKRGADQLEAV; this comes from the coding sequence ATGGCAAAGACGTCATCGAGAAAGCATTCGCCGCACGCCGCCGCTGGCGAAGATGAATCCGCACGCGGGCGCCTGCTCAGCGCCGCAACACATCTCTTCTGCAAGAACGGCATCAACGCCACCGGCATCGACGCGATCATCGAGGAAGCCGGCACGGCGAAAACAACACTCTACAAATTGTTCGGCTCCAAGACCAATCTCGTCAACGCGGTGCTGGAGAGCGAAGGCAAGCAGTGGCGCGAATGGTTCATCGGCGCCATGGAAGCGGGCGGCGGCGACGCGCAGGCGAAGCTGACGCGGATCTTCCCGGCGCTGAAGAGCTGGTTCGCGGAAGAGCGGTTCTACGGCTGTCCCTTCATCAACGCGGTCGGCGAGCACGACAAGGACGCAAAACAGTTCCGCAACATCGCGCTGAAGCACAAGAAGATCGTGCTCGGCCACATCGAGAAGCTCGCCGGCGAGCTCGGCTCCAGCGAGCCCGCGGTGCTGGCGCACCAGCTCGGTCTCATCATCGACGGCGCCATCGTCGCGGCGATGATCTCGCGCGATCCGGGCGTGGCCGATACGGCCGCGCTCACCGCCGGCCCCCTGCTCGGCCAGGCGAAAGTAAAGAAGAAGCGTGGGGCGGATCAGCTCGAGGCGGTGTAA
- a CDS encoding OsmC family protein, whose protein sequence is MTAVVQKTVLTGCLAPIDKNGLEQLIANGKANPKVIKTLKCKTVAEGKFRHANYIRNLPPYIVDEPPGLLGDDTAPNPSEASLAALGSCLAVGLHANAVHRGWIVNKLELELEGDLNITAVWGTGDTSDKPVGFTDVRVKVDMECEGISQDEINALVAHVKKWSPVANTFTRPVNLEVGI, encoded by the coding sequence ATGACTGCCGTCGTTCAAAAGACAGTGCTGACGGGTTGCCTCGCACCCATCGACAAGAATGGCCTCGAGCAACTGATCGCCAACGGCAAGGCGAATCCGAAGGTCATCAAGACCTTGAAGTGCAAGACGGTCGCGGAAGGAAAATTCCGCCACGCCAACTACATCCGCAACCTGCCGCCCTATATCGTCGACGAGCCGCCGGGCCTTTTGGGCGACGACACCGCGCCCAATCCGTCGGAGGCCTCGCTCGCCGCGCTCGGCTCCTGCCTTGCGGTCGGCCTGCACGCCAACGCCGTGCATCGCGGCTGGATCGTCAACAAGCTCGAGCTCGAGCTCGAAGGCGACCTCAACATCACCGCGGTCTGGGGCACCGGCGACACCTCGGACAAGCCGGTCGGCTTCACCGACGTGCGCGTCAAGGTCGACATGGAGTGCGAGGGCATCTCGCAGGACGAGATCAACGCGCTGGTCGCCCATGTGAAGAAATGGTCGCCGGTCGCCAACACGTTCACCCGCCCGGTCAATCTCGAGGTCGGGATCTAG
- a CDS encoding acyl-CoA dehydrogenase family protein, with protein MGSLALSRVEVLDQPAPSIAGEVARIAREQLAPLAAGIDDGSVYPAEVLRAFGAVGAWGSHMPLEGPADLRCAIESMAAIGEVCGATAFMAWCQNTLVWYAANSTNLKLARRFGDAFSTGRVLGGTGLSNPMKSFFGIEKLKLKGRKVEGGYIVRGALPWVSNLGPDHFFGTIFEREDDQGIASGEPGTVMFLADCSDPAITLTPCKPFLAMDGTGTYGVQFRDVFVPDELILADPAAPFVKKIRAGFILLQAGMALGVIRDCINIMDEVDGSLGHINRYLPQQPVHFRDLAAELEAETMALARDPYNEEETYWRKVIALRLRAGEASVAAAHAAMLHCGARGYLKSHRAQRRLREAYFVAIVTPATKQLRKMLADS; from the coding sequence ATGGGTTCACTGGCTTTATCGCGGGTCGAAGTTCTGGATCAGCCCGCACCGTCCATCGCAGGGGAGGTGGCGCGGATCGCGCGGGAGCAGCTCGCGCCGCTCGCTGCCGGCATCGACGACGGCTCGGTCTATCCGGCCGAGGTGCTGCGCGCGTTCGGCGCGGTCGGCGCCTGGGGCAGTCACATGCCCCTGGAAGGTCCCGCGGACTTGCGCTGCGCGATCGAGTCGATGGCTGCGATCGGCGAGGTCTGTGGCGCCACCGCCTTCATGGCCTGGTGCCAGAACACACTGGTCTGGTACGCCGCCAACTCGACCAATCTGAAGCTGGCGCGGCGTTTTGGCGATGCGTTCTCGACAGGGCGCGTGCTCGGCGGCACCGGGCTGTCCAATCCGATGAAGAGCTTTTTCGGCATCGAGAAGCTGAAGCTGAAAGGGCGCAAGGTCGAGGGCGGCTACATCGTGCGCGGTGCGCTGCCCTGGGTCTCCAATCTCGGCCCGGATCATTTCTTCGGCACGATTTTCGAGCGCGAGGACGATCAGGGCATCGCAAGTGGCGAGCCCGGCACTGTCATGTTCCTCGCCGATTGCTCCGATCCCGCGATCACGCTGACGCCGTGCAAGCCGTTCCTCGCGATGGACGGCACCGGCACTTACGGCGTTCAGTTCCGCGACGTCTTCGTGCCGGATGAGCTGATCCTCGCCGATCCCGCCGCGCCCTTCGTCAAGAAGATCCGCGCCGGCTTCATCCTGCTCCAGGCCGGCATGGCGCTGGGCGTGATCCGCGATTGCATCAACATCATGGACGAGGTCGATGGTTCGCTCGGCCACATCAACCGCTATTTGCCGCAGCAGCCGGTGCATTTCCGCGATCTCGCCGCCGAGCTCGAAGCCGAGACCATGGCGCTGGCGCGCGATCCCTACAACGAGGAGGAGACCTATTGGCGCAAGGTGATCGCGCTGCGGCTTCGCGCGGGCGAAGCCAGCGTCGCGGCGGCGCATGCGGCGATGCTGCATTGTGGCGCGCGCGGCTACCTCAAAAGCCACCGCGCGCAGCGGCGCCTGCGCGAGGCCTATTTCGTCGCGATCGTCACGCCCGCCACCAAGCAGCTGCGCAAGATGCTCGCCGATTCCTGA
- a CDS encoding sulfurtransferase, whose amino-acid sequence MTDVLITAVELADLLKTEPCVVIDTRNPDAYAAGHVPGAVNVHEIFTFLATSTPEGMAELKTKFADAFGGAGLSGKETAVIYEQSMNSGFGQSCRGYYLLTMLGYPKVKVLHGGFDAWSAAGFPVTKDVPTPAKASFAVLPEAGEILIDAKTMLAAVGKPGIAILDVRDVDEWIGDSSSPYGKDFCPRKGRIPGAVWLEWYRMMKPTAEGPRFKSKDEILAECATVGISTTTPVYLYCFKGARASNTFLALKNAGVKDVRMYFGSWNEWSRDPSLPIEQGLPIATDVTTKAA is encoded by the coding sequence ATGACTGACGTCCTGATCACTGCCGTCGAACTCGCCGATCTCTTGAAGACCGAGCCATGTGTCGTCATCGACACCCGCAATCCCGACGCCTACGCCGCCGGCCATGTGCCGGGCGCGGTGAACGTGCATGAAATCTTCACGTTCCTGGCGACCTCGACGCCGGAAGGCATGGCCGAACTGAAGACCAAGTTCGCCGACGCGTTCGGCGGTGCCGGGCTCTCCGGCAAGGAGACGGCCGTGATTTACGAGCAGTCGATGAACTCCGGCTTCGGCCAGTCCTGCCGCGGCTATTACCTGCTCACCATGCTCGGCTATCCCAAGGTGAAGGTGCTGCATGGCGGCTTCGACGCCTGGTCGGCCGCCGGTTTTCCGGTCACCAAGGATGTGCCGACGCCGGCAAAGGCTTCGTTCGCGGTTCTGCCGGAAGCCGGCGAGATCCTGATCGATGCCAAGACCATGCTCGCCGCCGTCGGCAAGCCCGGCATCGCCATCCTCGACGTCCGCGATGTCGACGAGTGGATCGGCGACAGCTCCTCTCCGTATGGGAAGGATTTCTGCCCGCGCAAGGGCCGCATCCCCGGCGCGGTGTGGCTGGAATGGTACCGCATGATGAAGCCGACCGCCGAAGGTCCGCGCTTCAAGTCCAAGGACGAGATTTTGGCCGAATGCGCGACCGTCGGCATCTCGACGACCACGCCGGTCTATCTCTACTGCTTCAAGGGTGCGCGTGCCTCGAACACCTTCCTGGCGCTGAAGAACGCCGGCGTGAAGGATGTGCGGATGTATTTCGGCTCCTGGAACGAATGGTCGCGGGATCCCTCGTTGCCGATCGAGCAGGGGCTTCCGATTGCAACTGATGTGACGACCAAGGCGGCGTGA
- a CDS encoding sigma 54-interacting transcriptional regulator, producing the protein MATTPMPVHDDVAPAIDPRIAAFESSVEATLLVDPFSDQIVDANPAACVLLGYDRTLLRQTRASTLHAGELPALTVFTQAVLHKGAYWTTALTPRHATGQNLQLEYAGCLLPHDGRSLLLLTLTDLEARRRRNVDAAAEDHMRGGISTWQRVERVFQDIERENQLILRAAGEGIYGVNAEGKTTFVNPAAERMLGWTAEELVGKEIHPIVHHTHHDGRHYHNHDCPIYAAFRDGAVHQVDGEVFWRKDGSPAWVEYTSTPIRDRGVVVGAVVVFRDVSQRREADEKLHAALAEVDRLRERLELENAYLQEEIRIETNPRGIIGQSEAIQKTLRQVKLVAPTTAAVMITGESGTGKELIARAIHEDSTRRDRPLIRVNCAAIPRELFESEFFGHVRGAFTGATRDRIGRFELADGGTLFLDEVGEIPLELQGKLLRVLQEGHFERVGQERTRAVDVRVIAATNRDLKQEVQRGRFREDLYFRLNVFPIETVPLRERREDIPLLAQHFLTREGKALKSNLRLSEGDARRLARYDWPGNVRELQNVIERAAILSQNGRLRIDLPDASGAQAPSGATRQKADARPVVMTSAEMRDHERANIMAALEACAGKVFGPGGAAEMLDVKPTTLASRIKALGIAPRPRAT; encoded by the coding sequence ATGGCAACGACGCCAATGCCCGTCCACGATGACGTGGCCCCCGCCATCGACCCGCGCATCGCGGCGTTCGAATCTTCGGTCGAGGCGACGCTGCTGGTCGATCCCTTCAGCGACCAGATCGTCGACGCCAATCCCGCCGCCTGCGTCCTGCTCGGCTATGACCGCACGCTGCTGCGGCAGACCAGGGCCAGCACGCTCCACGCCGGCGAGCTCCCGGCCCTCACCGTCTTCACCCAGGCGGTGCTGCACAAGGGCGCCTACTGGACCACGGCGCTCACGCCCCGTCACGCGACGGGGCAAAATCTCCAGCTCGAATATGCCGGCTGCCTGCTGCCGCATGACGGCCGCTCGCTGCTGCTGCTGACGCTGACCGACCTCGAAGCGCGCCGCCGCCGCAATGTCGATGCCGCCGCCGAAGACCATATGCGCGGCGGCATCTCGACCTGGCAGCGGGTCGAGCGCGTGTTCCAGGACATCGAGCGCGAGAACCAGCTGATCCTGCGCGCCGCCGGCGAAGGCATCTATGGCGTCAACGCGGAAGGCAAGACCACCTTCGTCAACCCGGCTGCCGAGCGCATGCTCGGCTGGACCGCCGAAGAGCTGGTCGGCAAGGAGATCCACCCGATCGTCCACCACACTCATCACGATGGCCGGCACTATCACAACCACGACTGTCCGATCTATGCCGCGTTCCGCGACGGTGCCGTGCACCAGGTCGATGGCGAAGTGTTCTGGCGCAAGGATGGCTCGCCCGCCTGGGTCGAATACACCTCGACGCCGATCCGCGATCGCGGCGTCGTCGTCGGCGCCGTCGTGGTGTTCCGCGACGTCAGCCAGCGCCGCGAGGCCGACGAGAAGCTGCATGCGGCCCTTGCCGAAGTCGACCGTCTGCGCGAGCGGCTCGAGCTGGAGAACGCCTATCTGCAGGAGGAAATCCGCATCGAGACCAATCCGCGCGGCATCATCGGCCAAAGCGAGGCGATCCAGAAGACGCTGCGCCAGGTCAAGCTGGTGGCGCCGACCACCGCGGCGGTGATGATCACCGGCGAGTCCGGCACCGGCAAGGAGCTGATCGCGCGCGCCATCCACGAGGATTCCACCCGCCGCGACCGCCCGCTGATCCGCGTCAACTGCGCCGCGATCCCGCGTGAATTGTTCGAGAGCGAGTTCTTCGGCCATGTCCGCGGCGCCTTCACCGGCGCAACGCGCGACCGCATCGGCCGCTTCGAGCTCGCCGACGGCGGCACGCTGTTCCTCGACGAGGTCGGCGAGATCCCACTCGAACTGCAGGGCAAGCTGCTGCGCGTGCTGCAGGAGGGACATTTCGAGCGCGTCGGCCAGGAGCGCACCCGCGCCGTCGATGTCCGCGTCATCGCCGCGACCAACCGCGACCTGAAGCAGGAGGTGCAGCGCGGCCGTTTCCGCGAGGACCTCTATTTCCGCCTCAACGTGTTCCCGATCGAGACCGTCCCCTTGCGCGAACGGCGCGAGGACATTCCCCTGCTCGCCCAGCACTTCTTGACGCGCGAGGGCAAGGCACTGAAGTCGAATCTGCGCCTCTCCGAGGGCGATGCGCGGCGGCTCGCCCGCTACGACTGGCCCGGCAACGTCCGCGAATTGCAGAACGTGATCGAGCGCGCCGCGATCCTGTCGCAGAACGGCCGCCTGCGCATCGATCTGCCCGACGCCTCCGGTGCGCAAGCGCCGAGCGGCGCCACGCGCCAGAAGGCCGACGCGCGCCCCGTGGTCATGACGTCAGCCGAGATGCGCGACCACGAGCGCGCGAACATCATGGCCGCGCTAGAGGCTTGCGCCGGAAAAGTGTTTGGCCCCGGCGGCGCGGCCGAAATGCTTGACGTCAAGCCGACCACGCTGGCCTCGCGGATCAAGGCGCTGGGAATAGCGCCTCGTCCGCGGGCCACGTGA
- a CDS encoding CmpA/NrtA family ABC transporter substrate-binding protein, whose translation MSTFDNPFDPDRNLRAGCACGQHQSAAEHEQATALRCDPVESEEKRYEGVVASAVMRAMFPQDVARRAFLKSVGASTALAALSQFFPLKTATEVLAQTGAPEKKDLKVGFIPITCATPIIMAAPMGFYAKHGLNVEVVKTAGWAVIRDKTINKEYDAAHMLAPMPIAISLGLGANAIPFAVPAIENINGQGIVLASKHKDKRDPKDWRGLKFAIPFDYSMHNYLLRYYLAEHGLDPDTDVQLRSVPPPEMVANLRADNIDGFLAPDNICQRAIYDGVGFMHLLSKEIWDGHPCCSFAASREFITSAPNSFAALTRAIVDATAYASKAENRKQIAEAIAPANYINAPVTVLEQVLTGTYADGLGGVKTDAKRVDFDPFPWQSFAVWMLTQMKRWGQIKGDVDYKAVAEQVYLATDTKKLMTEMGLSPPASSYKSFAVMGKNFDPAKPEDYVASFKIRKQS comes from the coding sequence ATGTCCACGTTCGACAATCCGTTTGATCCCGATCGCAACCTTCGAGCCGGCTGCGCCTGCGGCCAGCATCAATCCGCGGCCGAGCATGAGCAGGCCACGGCGCTGCGCTGTGACCCCGTCGAGAGCGAGGAGAAGCGCTACGAGGGCGTCGTCGCCTCCGCCGTGATGCGCGCGATGTTTCCGCAGGACGTGGCGCGGCGCGCCTTCCTGAAGTCGGTCGGCGCATCCACGGCGCTCGCGGCCCTCTCGCAGTTCTTCCCGCTCAAGACGGCGACCGAGGTCCTTGCGCAGACGGGCGCGCCCGAGAAGAAGGACCTCAAGGTCGGCTTCATCCCGATCACCTGCGCCACGCCCATCATCATGGCGGCGCCGATGGGCTTCTATGCCAAGCACGGCCTCAACGTCGAAGTGGTCAAGACCGCGGGCTGGGCCGTGATCCGCGACAAGACCATCAACAAGGAATACGACGCCGCGCACATGCTGGCGCCGATGCCGATCGCGATCTCGCTCGGCCTCGGGGCCAATGCCATCCCCTTTGCCGTCCCCGCGATCGAGAACATCAACGGGCAGGGCATCGTGCTGGCGAGCAAGCACAAGGACAAGCGTGACCCAAAGGACTGGAGGGGCCTGAAATTCGCGATCCCCTTCGACTATTCCATGCACAATTACCTGCTGCGCTACTATTTGGCGGAGCATGGCCTCGATCCTGACACCGACGTGCAACTGCGCTCGGTGCCGCCGCCGGAGATGGTCGCGAATCTGCGCGCCGACAACATCGACGGCTTCCTCGCGCCCGACAACATCTGCCAGCGCGCAATCTATGACGGCGTCGGCTTCATGCATCTGCTCTCCAAGGAGATCTGGGACGGCCATCCCTGCTGCAGCTTCGCCGCCAGCCGCGAATTCATCACGTCAGCGCCGAACAGCTTTGCGGCGCTGACACGCGCCATCGTCGATGCCACCGCCTATGCGTCGAAGGCGGAGAACCGCAAGCAGATCGCGGAGGCGATCGCGCCGGCCAACTACATCAACGCGCCGGTCACGGTGCTGGAGCAGGTGCTCACCGGCACCTATGCCGACGGCCTCGGCGGGGTGAAGACCGATGCCAAGCGCGTCGATTTCGATCCGTTCCCCTGGCAGTCCTTCGCGGTGTGGATGCTGACGCAGATGAAGCGCTGGGGCCAGATCAAGGGCGATGTCGACTACAAGGCGGTGGCCGAGCAAGTGTATCTCGCCACCGACACCAAGAAGCTGATGACCGAGATGGGCCTGTCGCCGCCAGCGAGCAGCTACAAGTCGTTCGCGGTGATGGGGAAGAATTTCGATCCGGCCAAGCCTGAGGATTATGTGGCGAGCTTCAAGATCAGGAAGCAGTCGTGA
- the ntrB gene encoding nitrate ABC transporter permease, with product MTSSLRLRAGLVSIALLAAFLGIWHLATRSTAPVTTMSPEYAKLMGLTATQGKSAMPGPLDVGAKLWDHLKRPFYDNGPNDKGLGIQLAYSIARVGTGYLLAVLVAIPLGFLIGMSPLLSKALDPFIQVLKPISPLAWMPLALYTIKDSSVSAIFVIFICSIWPMLLNTVFGVASVRKEWINVARTLEVGTVRRAFTVILPAAAPTILTGMRISIGIAWLVIVAAEMLVGGTGIGYFVWNEWNNLSITNVIIAILLIGIVGMLLDQILARFTRMVTFPE from the coding sequence ATGACATCCTCCCTTCGTCTCCGCGCCGGCCTCGTCTCCATCGCGCTCCTCGCCGCCTTCCTCGGCATCTGGCATCTCGCCACGCGCTCCACCGCGCCGGTGACGACGATGAGCCCGGAATACGCCAAGCTGATGGGCCTCACCGCCACGCAGGGCAAATCCGCCATGCCCGGCCCGCTCGATGTCGGGGCCAAGCTGTGGGATCATCTGAAGCGGCCATTCTACGACAACGGGCCGAACGACAAGGGCCTCGGCATCCAGCTCGCTTATTCCATCGCGCGCGTCGGCACCGGCTATCTGCTCGCGGTACTGGTCGCGATCCCGCTCGGCTTCCTGATCGGCATGTCGCCGCTGCTGAGCAAGGCGCTCGATCCGTTCATCCAGGTGCTGAAGCCGATCTCGCCGCTGGCCTGGATGCCGCTGGCGCTCTACACCATCAAGGACTCCTCGGTGTCCGCGATCTTCGTGATCTTCATCTGCTCGATCTGGCCGATGCTGCTCAATACCGTCTTTGGCGTCGCCAGCGTGCGCAAGGAATGGATCAACGTCGCGCGCACGCTGGAGGTCGGCACCGTCAGGCGCGCCTTCACCGTGATCCTCCCGGCGGCGGCGCCGACGATTTTGACCGGCATGCGCATCTCGATCGGCATCGCCTGGCTCGTGATCGTCGCGGCCGAGATGCTCGTCGGCGGCACCGGCATCGGCTACTTCGTCTGGAACGAGTGGAACAACCTCTCGATCACCAACGTCATCATCGCGATCCTCCTGATCGGGATCGTCGGCATGCTGCTCGACCAGATCCTCGCGCGCTTCACGCGCATGGTCACCTTTCCGGAGTAG
- a CDS encoding ABC transporter ATP-binding protein: MTDKFVSIEGIAKRYPGAGGATTTIFENLWLSMARGEFCCVIGHSGCGKTTVLNILAGLDAPSEGAVIVDGQAISGTSLDRAVIFQSHALLPWRTVLGNVAYAVSSKWRSWDRAKVKAHAQTFIDLVGLTGSEHKRPSELSGGMKQRVGIARALSITPKMMLMDEPFSALDALTRGTLQDEVRRICLETGQTAFMITHDVDEAIYLADKIFLMTNGPGAVLAEVVENPLPRDRARTDLHRHPLYYALRNHIIDFLVARSKTFAAETPDHDPRNVPLVHIGKPGLSIASSGEEQRQAWTPGTNPGMTA, encoded by the coding sequence GTGACCGACAAATTCGTCTCCATCGAAGGCATCGCCAAACGCTATCCCGGTGCAGGTGGCGCCACGACCACCATTTTCGAGAACCTCTGGCTGTCGATGGCGCGCGGCGAGTTCTGTTGCGTGATCGGCCATTCCGGCTGCGGCAAGACCACGGTGCTGAACATCCTCGCCGGCCTCGATGCGCCGAGCGAAGGCGCGGTCATCGTGGACGGGCAGGCGATCTCGGGCACCAGCCTCGACCGCGCCGTGATCTTCCAGAGCCATGCGCTGCTGCCCTGGCGCACCGTGCTCGGCAACGTCGCCTATGCCGTGAGCTCGAAATGGCGGAGCTGGGACCGCGCGAAGGTCAAGGCGCATGCGCAGACGTTCATCGACCTCGTCGGCCTCACCGGCTCCGAGCACAAGCGCCCCTCGGAGCTGTCGGGCGGCATGAAGCAGCGTGTCGGCATCGCGCGCGCGTTGTCGATCACGCCGAAGATGATGCTGATGGACGAGCCGTTCTCGGCGCTCGACGCGCTGACGCGCGGTACGCTGCAGGACGAGGTGCGGCGGATTTGCCTGGAGACCGGGCAAACCGCGTTCATGATCACCCATGACGTCGACGAGGCGATCTATCTCGCCGACAAGATTTTCCTGATGACCAACGGGCCCGGGGCGGTGCTGGCCGAGGTCGTCGAGAATCCGCTGCCGAGGGATCGCGCCCGCACCGATTTGCACCGCCATCCGCTCTACTATGCGCTGCGCAACCACATCATCGATTTCCTGGTGGCGCGCAGCAAGACCTTCGCCGCCGAGACGCCGGACCACGATCCGCGCAACGTACCCCTGGTGCATATCGGCAAGCCTGGCCTCTCGATCGCATCCAGCGGTGAAGAGCAACGACAGGCCTGGACACCCGGGACCAATCCCGGAATGACCGCCTGA
- the cynS gene encoding cyanase, with product MKREDLTEKLLDIKREKGWSWKHICEKIGGYSEVLIVGAIMGQMKLTKPQAANAGELFGLSKAETAMLNEVPMRGTGTPMPPTDPLIYRFYEMVMVNGPAWKALIEEEFGDGIMSAIDFDMGIERVANPKGDRVKITMSGKFLPYKYYGASGNVPEYGFKEG from the coding sequence ATGAAACGCGAAGACCTCACCGAAAAACTGCTCGACATCAAGCGCGAGAAGGGCTGGAGCTGGAAACACATCTGCGAAAAGATCGGCGGCTATTCCGAGGTGCTGATCGTCGGCGCGATCATGGGCCAGATGAAGCTGACGAAGCCGCAGGCGGCGAACGCCGGCGAGCTGTTCGGCCTCTCGAAGGCCGAGACCGCGATGCTCAACGAGGTGCCGATGCGCGGCACCGGCACGCCGATGCCGCCGACCGATCCCCTGATCTATCGCTTCTACGAGATGGTCATGGTGAACGGTCCGGCCTGGAAAGCGCTGATCGAGGAAGAGTTCGGCGACGGCATCATGTCGGCGATCGACTTCGACATGGGGATCGAGCGCGTCGCCAACCCGAAGGGCGATCGCGTCAAGATCACCATGAGCGGAAAATTCCTGCCGTACAAATATTACGGCGCCAGCGGCAACGTGCCGGAGTACGGCTTCAAGGAAGGGTGA
- a CDS encoding isocitrate lyase/phosphoenolpyruvate mutase family protein, which translates to MTSQVDKARAFRALHERPGAFIIPNPWDAGTAKLLAAAGFEALATTSLGLANMHGSSTVSLDAILDNCRVIAKATDLPVSVDLENCGAHDPRRAAEAIRRTAEAGAVGGSIEDFTGDRERPIYDFSLAVERVQAAAETARSLSFPFTLTARAENLLHGRNDLDDTIRRLQAFEAAGADVLYAPGVHDLATIRTVVTSVGKPFNLVMGFADPTLTLPQLSAAGVKRISVGGAMSRYALAAFLKSAREMKENGSFTFVREMAPIKQLRDAFASVSPS; encoded by the coding sequence ATGACGAGCCAAGTGGACAAGGCGAGAGCGTTTCGCGCCCTGCATGAGCGCCCCGGCGCGTTTATCATTCCCAACCCCTGGGATGCCGGCACCGCAAAGCTGCTCGCCGCCGCCGGCTTCGAGGCGCTCGCAACCACAAGCCTCGGCCTTGCCAACATGCACGGAAGCTCGACCGTCAGTCTCGATGCAATCCTCGACAATTGCCGCGTGATCGCGAAGGCCACCGATCTTCCGGTCAGCGTCGATCTGGAGAATTGCGGCGCCCACGATCCGAGACGCGCAGCCGAAGCGATCCGGCGCACCGCCGAGGCCGGTGCGGTCGGCGGCTCGATCGAGGACTTCACCGGAGACCGCGAGCGGCCGATCTACGACTTCTCGCTCGCGGTCGAGCGCGTCCAGGCCGCCGCCGAGACAGCGCGCTCGCTGTCGTTTCCGTTCACGCTGACGGCACGCGCGGAAAACCTCCTGCACGGGCGCAACGATCTCGACGACACGATCCGGCGGCTCCAGGCGTTCGAGGCTGCGGGGGCCGATGTCCTCTACGCACCGGGGGTCCACGACCTCGCCACGATCAGGACGGTCGTCACCTCGGTCGGAAAGCCATTCAACCTCGTGATGGGTTTTGCCGATCCGACGCTGACGCTCCCGCAATTGTCCGCGGCCGGCGTCAAGCGCATCAGCGTCGGCGGCGCCATGTCGCGTTATGCGCTGGCCGCGTTCCTGAAGAGCGCGCGCGAGATGAAGGAGAACGGCTCCTTCACCTTTGTTCGCGAGATGGCACCGATCAAGCAGCTGCGCGACGCATTCGCGTCGGTCAGCCCTTCCTAA
- a CDS encoding LysR family transcriptional regulator, with amino-acid sequence MDSDALNTFLIVHRRGGISNAAKFLHRSQPAISRRIALLEQELGVPLFERIAGRTRLSDAGRVLIPYAERAVAAAQDAEQAILALTKQNSGPVSLAVTGTLADGRLSGIMKRFAADNPAVALALRTATSAEVSDLIRRGEATIGLRYNTDRAGDLACELVLSEALQVVCASDHPLAGKRVRRLAELRGERWIAFPETRGRREIAAAHVFALFLTQGLGDVEWTAVDSLTAQKRLVEAGFGLALLAQSHVAEELRAGAISTITVGDLAADQHIVLVTRRGGFLSAAAQRLLETIRRDYATGDVSNIRGRRKKSPARKVVARRRRI; translated from the coding sequence ATGGACAGCGATGCCCTCAACACCTTCCTGATCGTTCATCGCAGGGGCGGCATCTCGAATGCCGCAAAATTCCTGCATCGTTCGCAGCCGGCGATCTCGCGCCGCATCGCGCTGTTGGAGCAGGAGCTCGGCGTGCCCCTGTTCGAGAGGATCGCGGGCCGTACGCGGCTCAGCGACGCCGGGCGCGTGCTGATCCCCTATGCCGAGCGCGCCGTCGCGGCGGCGCAGGACGCCGAACAGGCGATACTCGCGCTGACCAAGCAGAATTCGGGGCCGGTTTCGCTGGCCGTCACCGGCACGCTCGCCGACGGCCGCCTGTCGGGCATCATGAAACGGTTTGCCGCGGATAATCCCGCGGTCGCGCTCGCCTTGCGGACCGCGACCAGCGCGGAGGTCTCTGATCTCATCCGGCGCGGCGAGGCCACGATCGGCCTGCGTTACAACACCGACCGGGCCGGCGATCTCGCCTGTGAGCTGGTGCTCAGCGAAGCGTTGCAGGTGGTCTGTGCGTCCGATCATCCGCTCGCCGGCAAGCGCGTGAGACGGCTTGCCGAGCTTCGCGGGGAACGCTGGATCGCGTTCCCGGAAACGCGCGGCCGCCGTGAGATCGCAGCCGCGCACGTGTTCGCGCTGTTCCTGACGCAAGGCCTCGGGGACGTGGAGTGGACGGCGGTGGACAGCCTCACCGCACAGAAGCGGCTCGTGGAGGCGGGCTTTGGCCTTGCGCTATTGGCGCAAAGCCACGTGGCGGAGGAACTGCGTGCGGGGGCGATCTCGACGATCACCGTCGGCGATCTCGCTGCGGACCAGCACATCGTCCTGGTGACCCGTCGCGGCGGCTTTCTGAGTGCGGCCGCTCAGCGCTTGCTGGAGACCATCCGCCGCGACTACGCCACGGGCGACGTTTCGAACATCCGGGGTAGGCGAAAAAAATCGCCGGCGCGCAAGGTCGTTGCGCGGCGGCGTCGGATCTGA